The Inediibacterium massiliense genome has a segment encoding these proteins:
- a CDS encoding sulfonate/nitrate/taurine transporter ATP-binding protein, with protein MADRIIVLSNRPATVKSIHTIKLTLETERTPLTSREAPEFRHYFNTIWKELDVHVQ; from the coding sequence ATGGCAGATCGAATCATTGTTCTTAGTAATCGTCCTGCCACTGTAAAAAGTATTCACACCATAAAATTAACTTTAGAAACTGAAAGAACTCCCCTTACTTCTAGAGAAGCTCCTGAATTTAGACATTATTTTAATACCATATGGAAGGAGCTTGATGTGCATGTTCAATAA
- a CDS encoding ABC transporter permease subunit: protein MVVTILEVYCGFREADEDKIKMLETFGATKLQVLRKVIIPASIPTIVNSLKINAGLS from the coding sequence ATTGTAGTTACAATATTAGAAGTATATTGTGGTTTTAGAGAAGCTGATGAAGATAAAATTAAAATGCTAGAAACCTTTGGAGCTACGAAGCTTCAAGTTCTTCGAAAAGTTATTATTCCCGCAAGCATTCCTACTATAGTCAATTCATTAAAAATCAATGCAGGACTTTCCTGA
- a CDS encoding leucine-rich repeat domain-containing protein: protein MELPEWLEIVYPKGSKIDSLDNFLNLKRFEVQGMDFDDLTGLEGPTNLERLDIGDGQVISFDGIEKFPQLKELDFYKLRVTDISKVFELEHLEKISIQSGYIPSMEEFEEQAKKKGIEVEKIKISV, encoded by the coding sequence ATGGAGTTACCTGAATGGCTTGAGATTGTATATCCTAAAGGTAGTAAAATAGATAGTCTAGATAATTTTCTAAATTTAAAGAGGTTTGAGGTACAAGGTATGGATTTTGATGATTTAACAGGATTAGAAGGACCAACTAATTTAGAAAGATTAGACATTGGAGATGGACAAGTAATAAGCTTTGATGGCATCGAAAAGTTCCCACAGTTAAAGGAATTAGATTTCTATAAATTGCGGGTTACGGATATTAGTAAAGTATTTGAATTAGAACATTTAGAAAAAATCAGTATTCAGAGCGGTTATATTCCTAGTATGGAGGAATTTGAAGAGCAAGCTAAGAAAAAAGGGATTGAAGTTGAAAAAATTAAAATTAGTGTATAG
- a CDS encoding recombinase family protein translates to MDKVSVSQLPIENDPKEKAIVYLRVSTEDQKKDGHSIDSQKVYATKYAQKHKYKIIQFVEEYESASKVKFDDIDYENNLYTALKNRPKLLKIITSVNQSKFKHLIVSTRHRLARNLEVYVGIKLFLQKKGIELHFANPSESMNIENKGLQKFIELVFGSIAELEANLISDRARDGLSQKVRDGYWPAGYPPYGYITECINPNAHKKKRILVALLNEQKYIEEIFRLHNQYGYSYRKISKFLNEQDNTNHWNKSKIESIITNETYTGKIAWGRRRRSRRSYDVNNASMVYSPDEQCSAFITTDQWEQSKNIRHKKVSMKDSKYYSTSFLLRDKLACGNCGAILKAKNYGFNRNGNPREGVYRCDCTKKLKQDEKMVLKKSIIEEKFIDEFLVNLTPEKTNIMWYYYSKTRD, encoded by the coding sequence ATGGACAAAGTTTCAGTATCACAATTACCTATAGAGAATGATCCTAAAGAAAAAGCCATTGTATATTTGAGAGTTTCTACAGAAGATCAAAAGAAAGATGGGCATTCCATTGATTCACAAAAGGTATATGCTACAAAATATGCCCAAAAACACAAGTATAAAATCATTCAATTTGTTGAAGAATACGAATCTGCCTCTAAAGTAAAGTTTGATGATATAGACTATGAAAATAATCTTTATACTGCTCTAAAGAATAGACCAAAACTACTAAAGATCATCACTTCAGTCAACCAATCAAAATTCAAACACCTTATTGTCAGTACCCGTCACCGCCTTGCAAGAAATCTAGAAGTTTATGTGGGTATCAAGCTTTTCCTACAAAAAAAAGGCATAGAACTTCACTTTGCAAACCCTAGTGAATCTATGAACATTGAAAACAAGGGACTTCAAAAGTTTATAGAATTGGTATTTGGTAGTATCGCTGAACTTGAAGCCAATCTTATATCCGATAGAGCCAGAGATGGTCTATCTCAAAAGGTTCGAGACGGCTATTGGCCTGCTGGGTATCCCCCTTATGGCTATATTACAGAATGTATTAATCCAAATGCTCATAAAAAGAAACGGATTTTGGTTGCCTTATTAAACGAGCAAAAGTATATAGAAGAGATTTTTAGATTGCACAATCAATATGGTTACAGCTACAGAAAAATATCAAAGTTTTTAAATGAACAGGACAACACAAATCATTGGAACAAAAGTAAAATTGAAAGCATTATTACCAACGAAACTTATACAGGAAAGATTGCATGGGGAAGGCGTAGGCGTAGTCGTAGAAGTTATGATGTAAACAATGCATCTATGGTATATTCCCCAGATGAACAATGTTCTGCATTTATTACAACTGATCAATGGGAACAATCAAAAAATATACGGCATAAGAAAGTAAGTATGAAGGATTCAAAATATTATAGTACCTCATTTTTATTAAGAGATAAGCTTGCATGTGGCAACTGTGGAGCTATTTTGAAAGCTAAAAACTATGGATTTAATAGAAATGGTAATCCTCGAGAAGGAGTCTATCGCTGCGATTGTACAAAAAAACTTAAACAGGATGAAAAAATGGTTCTTAAAAAAAGTATCATTGAAGAAAAGTTTATAGATGAATTTTTAGTGAATCTGACTCCTGAAAAAACAAATATCATGTGGTATTATTATTCCAAAACAAGAGATTAG
- a CDS encoding recombinase family protein — MINILTIAIYSRKSKTTEKGESIQNQIDLCRDYAMKHFQGNNFLVYEDEGYSGGNSNRPKFQKMLKDLKKKKFQVLICYRLDRISRNISDFSSLVALLQEYNIDFVSIREQFDTSTPMGRAMMYITSVFAQLERETIAERIRDNMLALARTGRWLGGKTPMGFKSKGSTYYNIDNTKKKMYHLTPIHEELELVKVFYKKYLELGSLTKLESCTLENHIKTRNNKDFDKSILKVILANPVYAIADKVMFEYFQNLGADITNKTEEFDGTHGLMVYNKHDEKKNRIIRKDPSEWVIAIGEHKGIIPSHEWIRVQNLLEKNSQKAPRVGTSNIGLITTLLQCENCGSKMRISISRKKYGTYYYYKCLMKERSRGSRCNVKNLNGNEADEFVVNELKKMGYEDHEFYQFLLNERKKLNNLSSVNNVDKDKLYEELKECKAAIGNLTLQLAKNQDSKASKYIIEQIESFDDKIVNIQTELENVSEKKESTSLQKMNIDILLSLIKNFATNVDGLTFHEKKKIMNEIIHEITWDGETLTINILPDL; from the coding sequence GTGATAAACATATTAACTATTGCCATATATTCTCGTAAATCGAAAACTACAGAAAAAGGTGAATCTATCCAAAATCAGATAGACCTTTGTAGAGACTATGCAATGAAGCATTTCCAAGGAAATAATTTTCTTGTTTATGAAGATGAAGGCTACTCAGGTGGAAATAGTAATCGACCTAAGTTTCAAAAGATGCTAAAGGATTTAAAAAAGAAAAAGTTCCAGGTCCTTATTTGCTATCGGTTGGATCGGATCAGCAGAAATATTTCTGATTTCTCAAGTTTGGTTGCTCTCCTTCAAGAGTACAATATTGATTTTGTATCCATTCGAGAGCAATTCGATACTTCCACTCCTATGGGACGTGCCATGATGTATATTACTTCTGTATTTGCACAGCTTGAAAGGGAGACCATTGCAGAAAGAATCAGAGATAATATGTTAGCCCTTGCTAGAACAGGCAGGTGGCTTGGAGGAAAGACACCTATGGGTTTTAAGAGTAAAGGAAGTACATACTACAACATAGATAATACAAAGAAAAAAATGTATCACCTTACTCCCATCCACGAGGAACTAGAATTAGTAAAAGTCTTTTATAAAAAATATTTAGAACTTGGTTCTCTTACAAAGCTTGAAAGCTGTACATTAGAAAATCACATAAAAACACGAAACAATAAAGACTTTGACAAAAGCATTTTAAAAGTCATTCTTGCCAATCCTGTTTATGCTATAGCTGATAAAGTAATGTTTGAGTACTTTCAAAATCTAGGTGCTGATATAACTAACAAGACTGAAGAATTTGATGGTACTCATGGACTCATGGTCTATAACAAGCATGATGAAAAGAAAAATAGAATTATTAGAAAAGACCCTTCTGAATGGGTAATTGCTATAGGAGAGCATAAAGGGATTATTCCTTCTCATGAATGGATACGGGTACAAAATTTATTAGAAAAAAATAGTCAAAAAGCTCCTAGAGTAGGTACTAGTAATATTGGATTGATTACTACTTTACTACAGTGTGAAAACTGTGGTTCTAAAATGAGAATCTCCATATCTAGAAAGAAGTATGGCACCTATTATTATTACAAGTGCTTAATGAAGGAAAGATCCAGGGGAAGTCGCTGCAATGTTAAAAATCTAAATGGTAATGAAGCAGATGAATTCGTGGTAAATGAACTGAAGAAAATGGGTTATGAAGATCATGAATTTTATCAGTTCCTTTTAAATGAAAGAAAGAAATTAAACAATTTATCTTCTGTAAATAATGTTGATAAAGATAAACTGTATGAAGAATTAAAAGAATGCAAAGCTGCCATTGGTAACTTAACTTTACAGTTAGCAAAAAATCAAGATTCAAAAGCATCCAAATACATTATTGAACAAATCGAAAGCTTTGATGATAAAATTGTTAATATACAAACCGAATTAGAAAATGTAAGCGAAAAAAAAGAATCTACAAGTCTACAAAAAATGAATATAGATATACTACTCAGTCTTATAAAAAATTTTGCAACCAACGTAGATGGTCTTACTTTTCATGAAAAAAAGAAAATAATGAATGAAATCATCCATGAAATTACTTGGGATGGGGAAACTTTAACAATCAATATTTTGCCCGACCTTTAA
- a CDS encoding ABC transporter permease, with product MFNKINCKNTNHEFSKEHLDFLCTHQKKKKVIFITQISLIVVFFLLWEIAARLEIIDTFLTSYPSQMWNVFLNLLKDGSLMKHIGVSTFETVIGFLLGTVLGTIVAILLWWSDFISQVLDPYMVVLNALPKTALAPIIILWAGAGITGIIVTALSVSIVVTILEVYGGFREVDEDKIKMLETFGATKLQVLRKVIIPASIPTIVNSLKINVGLSWVGVIVGEFLVSQAGIGYLIVYGGQVFKLDLVMTSVIILAILAALMYQGVAYFEKKLMKWR from the coding sequence ATGTTCAATAAAATCAACTGTAAAAATACAAATCATGAGTTTTCAAAAGAGCATTTAGATTTTTTATGTACACATCAAAAAAAGAAAAAAGTTATATTCATTACTCAAATTTCATTAATTGTAGTATTCTTTTTACTTTGGGAAATAGCTGCTAGACTAGAGATTATAGACACATTTTTAACGAGCTATCCATCTCAAATGTGGAATGTCTTTTTAAATCTTTTAAAGGACGGTTCCTTAATGAAGCATATTGGAGTAAGTACATTTGAAACAGTAATAGGGTTTTTACTTGGTACTGTTTTAGGCACTATTGTTGCCATTTTACTATGGTGGTCTGATTTTATATCTCAGGTATTAGATCCTTATATGGTAGTTTTAAATGCACTTCCAAAAACTGCTTTAGCTCCCATTATTATTTTATGGGCAGGTGCAGGTATTACAGGAATTATTGTTACTGCATTGTCTGTATCTATTGTAGTTACAATATTAGAAGTATATGGTGGATTTAGAGAAGTTGATGAAGATAAAATTAAAATGCTAGAAACCTTTGGAGCTACTAAGCTTCAAGTTCTTCGAAAAGTTATTATTCCCGCAAGCATTCCTACTATAGTCAATTCATTAAAAATCAATGTAGGACTTTCCTGGGTGGGAGTAATCGTAGGAGAATTTTTAGTTTCTCAAGCAGGTATTGGATACCTTATTGTCTATGGAGGGCAGGTATTTAAGCTTGATTTGGTCATGACCAGTGTGATTATTTTGGCTATTTTGGCAGCACTCATGTATCAAGGAGTAGCTTATTTTGAGAAAAAATTAATGAAGTGGAGATAA
- a CDS encoding NADase-type glycan-binding domain-containing protein, with amino-acid sequence MKKFTVILLMISIILTGCIDKKDEEKEAFKDERTTISKDEETMQKELSKNKKQKEVKSHNTYYFKKYDVENGYRGEVILEAYDKDENVIWNKKWSNLVITELSLSSKLAVDDYNIYIGVYGTLYALNKETGEEVWHIENIGAISKPYINKDRIYVSGYYGPFLTCVDIHNGKQIWQYDSKDMYWSTTISKVDNKIAVEYEGADETKLALFNEDGNLISENNGRLSENIIKWDRVVASSILDSNYKRYGETNVLDGKSETAWVEGTKGYGINEWVKMESNSYREINEIEILNGYHKNIDTYENNGKMKKFRLDFSNNEHMIYSVTGNNKQYYFSDIDIILAKPIHTDFIKLTILDVFEGKKYQDTCISEITVK; translated from the coding sequence ATGAAAAAATTCACAGTAATTTTACTAATGATTAGCATAATATTAACTGGATGTATCGATAAAAAGGACGAAGAAAAAGAAGCTTTCAAGGATGAAAGAACAACAATCTCCAAAGATGAGGAAACTATGCAAAAAGAATTAAGTAAGAATAAAAAACAAAAGGAAGTTAAATCCCATAATACATACTATTTTAAAAAGTATGATGTGGAAAATGGCTATAGAGGAGAGGTTATTCTTGAAGCCTATGATAAAGATGAAAATGTTATATGGAATAAAAAGTGGAGTAATTTGGTTATAACAGAACTATCGTTGTCCTCTAAGCTAGCCGTAGATGATTATAATATTTATATAGGAGTATATGGTACTCTATATGCACTAAATAAAGAGACTGGTGAAGAGGTATGGCATATTGAAAATATAGGGGCTATTTCAAAGCCTTATATAAATAAGGATAGGATATATGTATCTGGATATTATGGGCCGTTTTTGACATGTGTGGATATACATAATGGAAAACAGATATGGCAATATGATAGCAAAGATATGTATTGGTCAACAACTATTTCAAAGGTTGATAATAAAATAGCGGTTGAATATGAAGGTGCAGATGAAACAAAATTAGCATTATTTAATGAAGATGGAAATCTAATCAGTGAAAATAATGGAAGATTATCAGAAAATATCATTAAATGGGATAGAGTTGTGGCTTCAAGTATTTTAGATTCTAATTATAAGAGATACGGAGAGACGAATGTTTTAGATGGAAAATCTGAAACAGCTTGGGTTGAAGGAACAAAAGGGTATGGAATTAATGAATGGGTAAAGATGGAGAGTAATTCATATAGAGAGATAAATGAAATCGAAATATTAAATGGATATCATAAGAATATAGATACCTATGAAAATAATGGAAAAATGAAAAAGTTTAGATTAGATTTTTCTAATAATGAGCATATGATCTATAGCGTAACGGGAAATAATAAACAATATTATTTTAGTGATATAGATATAATATTAGCAAAACCAATTCATACAGACTTTATAAAACTTACAATTTTAGATGTCTTTGAAGGTAAAAAATATCAAGATACATGTATATCTGAAATAACTGTAAAATGA